The following coding sequences lie in one Pseudomonas sp. B33.4 genomic window:
- the csrA gene encoding carbon storage regulator CsrA has protein sequence MLILTRKVGESINIGDDITITILGVSGQQVRIGINAPKNVAVHREEIYQRIQAGLTAPDKPQTP, from the coding sequence ATGCTGATACTCACCCGCAAAGTCGGTGAAAGCATAAACATCGGTGATGACATCACCATCACCATTCTGGGCGTTAGTGGCCAACAGGTCCGCATTGGTATCAACGCTCCGAAAAACGTTGCCGTGCACCGTGAAGAGATTTACCAGCGTATTCAGGCTGGCCTGACCGCCCCGGACAAGCCACAGACTCCCTGA
- a CDS encoding SPOR domain-containing protein has translation MRKLVWVVAALVLAGCGEGKNVDAPKPQSAAVTAPTAAAPQWDLEVRGETPQAVSDLSGWLIEHAFVPTVIKDSSGKTRILIGPFNSQAEAEARKVQVDAALVKAKKQNIESVLVEHPLTP, from the coding sequence GTGCGCAAATTGGTTTGGGTAGTCGCAGCACTGGTATTGGCGGGGTGTGGTGAAGGCAAGAATGTAGACGCACCAAAGCCACAATCGGCCGCAGTCACGGCGCCGACGGCGGCTGCGCCACAATGGGATCTCGAGGTGCGCGGCGAAACTCCACAGGCTGTCAGCGACCTGAGCGGCTGGTTGATCGAGCACGCATTCGTGCCTACGGTAATCAAGGACAGCAGCGGCAAAACGCGGATCCTGATTGGCCCGTTCAACTCCCAGGCTGAAGCCGAAGCTCGCAAGGTACAAGTGGATGCGGCGTTGGTGAAGGCCAAAAAACAGAACATTGAATCGGTGTTGGTCGAGCATCCGCTCACGCCGTAA
- a CDS encoding XdhC family protein, whose protein sequence is MQHLDLRVVRRALEWSVAGQRIWLCTVLTTYGSAPRAPGSLLAVNDGGQWIGSLSGGCVEEDFLERVAEGAFLDAVNVVRYGEGDDPRSRVSLPCGGILDVLVEKFDAHCEVQAHLRELESALLGQRRLIREVDLASGARSLFADREQGARIEREIDRVRIRVGAAQRLLLAGYSSVAQACAEFAVGLGFEVILCDPRDEVLEGVVLNGVEIRRQLPSVFIADGGCHRDTAVVALTHDPRIDDLAMMEAVRTEAFYIGVMGSLQTSQKRFERLRRIGGLGEAELARIHAPIGLNLGSKTPAEIALAVLADILRIRSGIARDQL, encoded by the coding sequence ATGCAGCATCTCGATCTGCGAGTGGTTCGTCGGGCGCTGGAGTGGTCGGTGGCGGGGCAGCGCATCTGGCTCTGCACCGTGCTGACCACTTACGGTTCGGCGCCGCGCGCGCCGGGTTCGCTGCTGGCGGTGAACGATGGCGGGCAGTGGATCGGCTCGCTGTCCGGCGGCTGCGTCGAGGAAGATTTCCTTGAGCGTGTCGCCGAAGGTGCGTTTCTCGATGCGGTCAATGTTGTGCGTTATGGTGAAGGCGACGATCCGCGATCACGGGTCAGCCTGCCGTGTGGTGGCATTCTCGATGTGCTGGTAGAGAAATTTGACGCCCACTGCGAGGTGCAGGCGCATCTGCGTGAATTGGAGTCGGCGCTGCTCGGGCAGCGTCGGCTGATACGCGAGGTCGATCTGGCCAGCGGTGCGCGCAGCCTGTTCGCTGATCGCGAGCAGGGTGCGCGGATCGAGCGCGAGATTGATCGGGTGCGCATTCGCGTTGGCGCGGCGCAGCGCTTGTTGCTCGCCGGATATTCCAGCGTGGCACAGGCGTGCGCCGAGTTTGCCGTCGGCCTCGGGTTTGAAGTGATTCTCTGCGATCCACGCGATGAAGTTCTGGAAGGCGTAGTACTGAATGGCGTGGAGATTCGTCGACAACTGCCGTCGGTGTTTATTGCCGACGGCGGCTGCCACCGTGATACGGCGGTCGTGGCGCTGACGCATGACCCGCGCATCGACGATCTGGCGATGATGGAAGCGGTGCGCACTGAAGCGTTCTACATTGGCGTGATGGGTTCGCTGCAAACATCGCAGAAGCGGTTTGAACGTTTGCGCCGGATTGGCGGTTTGGGTGAGGCTGAGTTGGCGCGTATTCATGCGCCGATTGGTCTTAATCTCGGCAGCAAGACGCCGGCGGAAATCGCGCTGGCTGTGTTGGCGGATATTCTGCGGATCCGGAGTGGAATTGCTCGGGATCAGCTCTGA
- a CDS encoding cytochrome c, giving the protein MKLFLTRLTLAFGLAAPVLFAHADDQVKRGEYLARAADCMACHTAPGGAPFAGGLPIVSPFGTIYGTNITPSKEHGIGLYNDDEFFAALTEGKRRDGANLYPAMPYTSYHLMPREDSDAIHAYLKTIEPIERAAPVTSLSFPFNVRPGLIGWNMMYGKALKLEPAEGKSAAWKRGQYMVEVLGHCGECHTPRGLPGAMQLDKRLTGGILNGYLAPSLLATDLAARGWNEQDLGTFLKHGMSAQGTMFNEMFPVFHNSTQGLSDADLAAMATFLLGDKPPAAKALVEVPVEQLSASAQRGRQVYLNVCAGCHAVGGEGKPHIAVAMRGNTTLRLEDPRNLLRVIEDGIGEQKFSGFEHMQPMPGFADKLSPGQLTDLLNYLRQGWGGQSAELAVSEVQKLQADAPSIEHKAH; this is encoded by the coding sequence ATGAAGCTTTTTCTGACCCGCCTGACCCTGGCGTTCGGTCTGGCTGCGCCGGTGTTGTTTGCCCACGCCGATGATCAGGTCAAGCGCGGCGAGTATCTCGCTCGCGCGGCCGACTGCATGGCTTGCCACACCGCACCGGGTGGCGCGCCGTTTGCCGGCGGCCTGCCGATCGTTTCGCCGTTCGGCACGATTTACGGCACCAACATCACCCCGAGCAAAGAGCACGGCATCGGTCTGTACAACGATGACGAGTTCTTCGCTGCGCTGACCGAAGGCAAGCGTCGCGACGGCGCCAACCTGTACCCAGCGATGCCGTACACCTCGTATCACTTGATGCCGCGCGAAGATTCCGACGCGATCCATGCGTACCTGAAAACCATCGAGCCCATCGAGCGCGCAGCACCGGTCACCAGCCTGAGCTTTCCATTCAACGTGCGTCCGGGCCTGATCGGCTGGAACATGATGTACGGCAAAGCGCTGAAGCTGGAACCAGCTGAAGGCAAAAGTGCAGCCTGGAAACGCGGCCAGTACATGGTTGAAGTGCTTGGTCACTGCGGCGAATGCCACACACCACGCGGCCTGCCGGGTGCAATGCAACTGGACAAGCGCCTCACCGGCGGCATCCTCAATGGTTACCTGGCACCGAGCCTGCTGGCCACTGATCTGGCCGCTCGCGGCTGGAACGAGCAGGATCTGGGCACGTTCCTCAAGCACGGCATGAGCGCGCAGGGGACGATGTTCAACGAGATGTTCCCGGTGTTCCACAACAGCACTCAAGGTCTGAGCGATGCAGATCTGGCGGCGATGGCGACGTTCCTGCTCGGCGACAAGCCGCCAGCAGCGAAAGCACTGGTTGAAGTGCCCGTCGAGCAACTCAGCGCCAGTGCTCAACGCGGCCGTCAGGTATATCTGAACGTCTGCGCCGGCTGTCACGCGGTTGGTGGCGAAGGCAAGCCGCACATTGCGGTGGCCATGCGCGGCAATACTACGTTGCGTCTCGAGGATCCGCGCAATCTGCTGCGGGTAATCGAGGATGGGATCGGCGAGCAGAAGTTCTCCGGGTTCGAGCATATGCAGCCGATGCCGGGTTTTGCCGACAAACTCAGTCCGGGACAGCTGACCGATCTGCTCAACTACCTGCGTCAGGGCTGGGGTGGTCAGTCCGCCGAGCTGGCAGTGAGCGAGGTGCAGAAGCTGCAAGCCGATGCACCGTCCATCGAGCACAAGGCGCACTGA
- a CDS encoding FAD-binding oxidoreductase, with protein sequence MANTPYPESYYAASANAVPPRPALQDDVETDVCVIGAGYTGLSSALFLLENGFRVTLLEAAKVGFGASGRNGGQIVNSYSRDIDVIERSVGPKQAQLLGQMAFEGGRIIRERVAKYNIQCDLKDGGVFAALTAKQMDHLESQKRLWERFGHTQLELLDQRRIREVVACDQYVGGMLDMSGGHIHPLNLALGEAAAVESLGGTIYEQSPAVRIERGANPVVHTPQGKVRAKFIIVAGNAYIGNLVPELAAKSMPCGTQVITTEPLGDELAKALLPQDYCVEDCNYLLDYYRLTGDKRLIFGGGVVYGARDPANIEAIIRPKMLKAFPQLKDVKIDYAWTGNFLLTLSRLPQVGRLGDNIYYSQGCSGHGVTYTHLAGKVLAEALRGQAERFDAFADLPHYPFPGGQLLRTPFAALGAWYYGLRDKFGM encoded by the coding sequence ATGGCGAACACCCCTTACCCAGAGTCTTATTACGCTGCGTCGGCCAATGCCGTACCGCCCCGCCCTGCCTTGCAGGATGACGTGGAGACGGACGTCTGTGTGATCGGCGCCGGGTATACCGGGCTGTCCTCCGCCCTGTTCCTGCTGGAAAACGGTTTTCGCGTCACCTTGCTGGAAGCGGCCAAGGTCGGTTTCGGCGCCTCCGGGCGCAATGGCGGGCAGATCGTTAACAGTTATAGCCGCGACATCGACGTGATCGAACGCAGCGTTGGCCCCAAGCAAGCGCAACTGCTCGGGCAGATGGCGTTCGAGGGTGGCCGGATCATTCGCGAGCGCGTGGCCAAATACAACATCCAGTGCGACCTGAAGGACGGCGGTGTATTCGCGGCCCTTACCGCCAAGCAGATGGACCATCTGGAATCGCAGAAACGTCTCTGGGAGCGCTTCGGCCATACGCAACTCGAACTGCTCGATCAACGCCGCATCCGCGAAGTGGTTGCCTGTGATCAGTACGTCGGCGGCATGCTCGACATGAGCGGCGGCCATATTCATCCGCTGAACCTCGCGCTCGGCGAAGCAGCAGCGGTCGAGTCGCTCGGCGGCACGATCTATGAACAATCGCCTGCCGTGCGCATCGAGCGCGGCGCCAATCCGGTGGTACATACACCGCAAGGCAAGGTCAGAGCCAAGTTCATTATCGTCGCCGGCAACGCGTACATCGGCAATCTGGTACCGGAACTGGCGGCCAAATCGATGCCGTGCGGTACGCAAGTGATCACCACCGAACCGCTGGGCGATGAGCTGGCAAAAGCCTTGCTGCCACAGGATTACTGCGTTGAAGACTGCAATTACTTGCTCGACTACTACCGACTGACCGGCGACAAACGCCTGATCTTCGGCGGCGGCGTGGTGTATGGCGCACGCGATCCGGCGAACATTGAAGCGATCATTCGCCCGAAGATGCTCAAGGCTTTCCCGCAACTCAAGGATGTGAAGATTGATTACGCCTGGACCGGAAATTTCCTGCTGACCCTGTCGCGTTTGCCGCAGGTTGGACGCTTGGGCGACAACATCTATTATTCGCAGGGTTGCAGCGGCCATGGTGTGACTTACACGCATCTGGCCGGCAAGGTATTGGCTGAGGCGTTGCGCGGTCAGGCCGAGCGCTTCGATGCGTTTGCCGATTTGCCGCACTACCCGTTCCCCGGCGGGCAACTGTTGCGCACGCCGTTTGCTGCGTTGGGCGCCTGGTATTACGGCTTACGCGACAAATTCGGGATGTAA
- a CDS encoding siderophore-interacting protein, which yields MASANPYKLFDAILHRKTQLSPHMMRITLAGPAVSEMATWAPDQRVKLFFPAANGSHAKLSQEDGWYARFRAMLADRRPAMRTYTIRNLRAEQGEVDIDFVLHGETGPASRWALRSQPGDSMQILAPDRHFSAKDAGGFEWKPPHALKQVLLVADATALPAAMGILDELALLAAPPQVQAFFEVDSAQDMLAVPDWPGLSVRWLIRDPANETIAGTLMVEAVRAAPLPVHVSSAGQAIELADVDIEKDILWEIAETAPEGFYGWIAGESAAVMSLRRYLIKECGIPRESLNLMGYWRHNKAAN from the coding sequence ATGGCCTCCGCCAATCCTTACAAATTATTCGATGCCATCTTGCATCGTAAAACTCAGCTGAGCCCGCACATGATGCGGATCACGCTCGCGGGCCCAGCAGTCAGCGAGATGGCTACCTGGGCGCCGGATCAGCGGGTGAAGCTGTTTTTCCCTGCAGCCAACGGTTCTCACGCGAAGCTTTCCCAGGAAGACGGTTGGTACGCTCGCTTCCGTGCGATGTTGGCAGATCGACGTCCCGCCATGCGCACCTACACCATCCGGAATCTGCGAGCGGAGCAAGGCGAAGTCGATATTGATTTTGTTCTCCATGGCGAGACCGGTCCGGCGTCTCGCTGGGCGCTGCGGTCGCAGCCGGGTGATTCGATGCAGATTCTCGCGCCTGATCGGCATTTCTCGGCGAAGGATGCTGGCGGTTTCGAGTGGAAGCCACCACACGCGCTCAAGCAGGTTTTGCTCGTTGCAGATGCGACCGCGCTGCCGGCAGCCATGGGTATTCTGGATGAGCTGGCGTTGCTCGCCGCGCCGCCGCAAGTCCAGGCATTTTTCGAAGTGGACAGCGCTCAGGACATGCTTGCCGTTCCTGATTGGCCTGGGCTGTCGGTACGTTGGCTGATCCGGGATCCGGCGAACGAAACCATCGCGGGTACTCTGATGGTGGAAGCGGTGAGGGCGGCGCCTCTACCCGTTCACGTTTCTTCGGCGGGACAAGCGATCGAATTGGCTGACGTCGACATAGAAAAGGACATTCTCTGGGAAATCGCCGAAACCGCCCCTGAAGGGTTTTACGGCTGGATTGCCGGAGAGTCTGCTGCTGTGATGAGCTTGCGTAGATACCTTATCAAGGAGTGTGGCATCCCTCGTGAGTCACTCAATTTGATGGGTTATTGGCGACACAACAAAGCGGCTAATTAA
- a CDS encoding DUF2214 family protein: MLSHWFLAASHLLAFALAFWAVLTRGAAFSRLAAGTGEVGRILLADNIWGVSALILLVTGGMRAFGGYEKGTDYYLHQPLFHLKMTLFVLILLIELVPMLTLIKWRIAKARGVVLDTGRSKLFARISHVEALLLLLMVVAATGMARGVTFG, translated from the coding sequence ATGCTGAGTCATTGGTTTCTTGCCGCTAGTCATTTACTCGCCTTTGCCCTGGCCTTCTGGGCAGTGCTGACACGTGGAGCAGCGTTCAGCCGTCTGGCCGCCGGTACGGGCGAGGTTGGGCGGATTTTGCTGGCTGACAATATCTGGGGCGTCTCTGCGCTGATCTTGTTGGTCACCGGTGGGATGCGTGCCTTCGGCGGCTATGAAAAAGGCACGGACTATTACCTTCATCAGCCACTCTTTCATCTGAAGATGACGCTGTTCGTGCTGATTCTGCTGATAGAGCTTGTGCCGATGCTCACGTTGATAAAATGGCGAATTGCAAAAGCGCGGGGTGTGGTGCTCGATACTGGGCGGTCAAAGTTGTTCGCACGTATCAGTCACGTTGAGGCGTTGCTGTTGCTGCTGATGGTGGTTGCGGCCACGGGCATGGCGCGAGGCGTGACATTCGGTTAG